One stretch of Pseudomonas azotoformans DNA includes these proteins:
- a CDS encoding DUF1302 domain-containing protein: MTRTTMRAIFRPQALAAAVALGCCAQAQAVSFNIGEIEGQFDSSLSVGASWGMRDADKKLVGTVNGGTGQASTGDDGRLNFKKGETFSKIFKGIHDLELKYGDSGVFVRGKYWYDFELQDEDREFKQISNHHRDEGARSSGYELLDAFVYHNYSIGDQPGNVRLGKQVVSWGESTFIGNSINSINPIDVSAFRRPGAEIKEGLIPVNMLFASQSLTNQLTVEGFYQLNWENTVLDNCGTFFGGDVAAHGCNGNYTVGNPAIAPLQPVAARFGQGFEVTPEGVIVQRAHDRDARDSGQFGTALRWLGDDTEYGLYFMNYHSRTPTVGTITNNSNATTMTAIRNLANLLRPGTGDGLVTSTMLGRGQYYLDYPEDIRLFGASFSTTLPTGTAWTGEISYRPNAPVQLNTTDLTLALVNPTSGQLASPIRSNFGDDNKGYRRKEITQIQSTMTQFFDQVLGAERLTLVGEAAYVHVGGLEDKSKLRYGRDSVYGAYGFQGDTDGFVTANSWGYRARAILDYNNAIAGVNLKPNLSWSHDVAGYGPNGLFNKGAKAISVGVDADYRSTYTASLSYTDFFGGDYNTLTDRDFIALSFGANF, from the coding sequence ATGACAAGAACAACAATGCGCGCCATCTTCAGGCCACAGGCGCTGGCCGCTGCGGTTGCGTTGGGGTGCTGTGCCCAGGCACAGGCTGTTTCGTTCAACATTGGCGAGATCGAAGGGCAATTCGACTCTTCGCTGTCGGTGGGCGCGAGTTGGGGCATGCGCGACGCTGACAAGAAGCTGGTGGGCACCGTCAATGGCGGTACTGGCCAGGCGTCTACCGGGGATGACGGGCGCCTGAACTTCAAGAAGGGCGAGACCTTCTCCAAGATCTTCAAGGGCATTCACGACCTGGAGCTCAAGTACGGTGACAGCGGCGTCTTCGTGCGCGGCAAGTACTGGTACGACTTCGAGTTGCAGGACGAAGACCGCGAGTTCAAGCAGATCAGCAATCACCATCGTGATGAGGGCGCGCGTTCATCCGGCTATGAATTGCTCGATGCCTTCGTGTATCACAACTATTCGATTGGCGACCAACCGGGCAACGTGCGCCTCGGTAAGCAAGTGGTCAGCTGGGGCGAGAGCACCTTTATCGGTAACTCGATCAACAGCATCAACCCCATCGACGTCTCGGCTTTCCGACGCCCAGGCGCAGAGATCAAGGAAGGGCTGATTCCGGTCAACATGCTGTTCGCCTCCCAGAGCCTGACCAACCAACTGACCGTGGAAGGCTTCTACCAGCTCAACTGGGAAAACACCGTGCTGGACAACTGCGGCACATTCTTTGGTGGGGATGTGGCGGCCCATGGCTGTAATGGCAACTACACGGTGGGTAACCCGGCGATTGCGCCGTTGCAGCCAGTGGCGGCAAGGTTTGGGCAAGGCTTCGAGGTGACGCCTGAAGGGGTGATCGTGCAGCGTGCACATGACCGTGATGCGCGCGATTCCGGGCAATTCGGCACAGCGCTGCGTTGGCTGGGGGATGACACTGAGTACGGTCTGTACTTCATGAACTACCACAGCCGTACGCCGACGGTGGGTACGATCACCAACAACTCCAACGCGACGACGATGACCGCCATCCGTAACCTGGCCAACCTCTTGCGGCCAGGCACTGGCGATGGCTTGGTCACCAGCACGATGCTCGGCCGTGGCCAGTACTACCTGGACTACCCGGAAGACATCCGCCTGTTTGGCGCCAGTTTCTCCACCACCTTGCCCACCGGCACGGCGTGGACCGGCGAGATCAGCTACCGCCCCAATGCCCCGGTGCAACTCAACACCACCGACCTGACCCTGGCCCTGGTCAACCCGACTTCCGGCCAGTTGGCCTCGCCGATCCGCAGTAACTTCGGCGACGACAACAAAGGCTACCGTCGCAAGGAAATCACTCAGATCCAAAGCACCATGACCCAATTCTTCGACCAGGTTCTGGGCGCCGAGCGCCTGACCCTGGTGGGCGAAGCGGCCTACGTGCACGTCGGCGGGCTGGAAGACAAATCCAAACTGCGTTACGGCCGCGACTCGGTATACGGCGCCTACGGTTTCCAAGGTGACACCGACGGTTTTGTCACGGCCAACTCCTGGGGTTACCGCGCACGGGCGATCCTCGACTACAACAACGCGATTGCCGGGGTGAACCTCAAGCCCAACCTGTCCTGGTCCCATGACGTGGCCGGCTACGGCCCCAACGGCCTGTTCAACAAAGGCGCCAAGGCCATCAGCGTCGGCGTGGATGCGGATTACCGCAGCACCTATACCGCCAGCCTCAGCTACACCGACTTCTTCGGCGGCGACTACAACACCCTCACCGACCGCGACTTCATCGCCCTCAGCTTCGGCGCGAACTTCTGA